In Fibrobacter sp. UWR2, the following are encoded in one genomic region:
- a CDS encoding polyprenol monophosphomannose synthase, which translates to MVFPKSLVIIPTYNEKENILLIMSAILEQNDCLEILVVDDGSPDGTGDLVEAESTKNPRIHLIRRKGKMGLGSAYVTGFKWALERDYQRVFEMDADFSHSPTDLNRFLETAENADLVLGSRYQDHRISVVNWDLRRLILSYGANVYTRIVTGLPISDATGGFKCFRREALQALNLDKMKSDGYCFQIETTFKIWKKGLRVKEIPIVFTDRTRGTSKMSGGIISEAFFLVLKLRLGLA; encoded by the coding sequence ATGGTGTTTCCTAAGAGTCTTGTTATCATTCCCACCTACAATGAGAAGGAAAATATCCTCCTCATTATGTCGGCTATTTTGGAGCAGAACGACTGCCTCGAGATTCTCGTGGTCGATGATGGTAGCCCCGACGGTACGGGCGACCTGGTAGAAGCGGAGTCTACGAAGAATCCGCGAATCCACCTAATCCGCCGAAAGGGGAAAATGGGGCTCGGCTCTGCCTACGTGACGGGTTTCAAGTGGGCGCTTGAACGCGATTATCAGCGCGTGTTCGAGATGGATGCCGACTTTAGCCATAGCCCGACGGATTTGAACCGCTTCTTGGAAACCGCCGAAAATGCGGACCTCGTACTCGGTAGCCGTTACCAGGATCACCGCATTAGCGTAGTGAACTGGGACTTGCGCCGCCTTATCCTGAGTTACGGAGCAAACGTCTACACCCGTATTGTGACGGGACTGCCGATTAGCGATGCTACCGGCGGCTTCAAGTGTTTCCGTCGTGAGGCCCTGCAGGCGCTGAACCTCGACAAGATGAAGAGCGATGGCTATTGCTTCCAGATCGAGACGACCTTCAAGATCTGGAAGAAGGGACTCCGCGTGAAGGAAATCCCCATCGTGTTTACCGACCGTACCCGCGGAACCTCGAAGATGAGCGGCGGAATCATTTCCGAAGCGTTCTTCCTGGTGCTCAAGCTTCGTCTCGGACTCGCGTAA
- the nusB gene encoding transcription antitermination factor NusB: MQKSFRPARVFAMQLLYAMEITGQTVGEALPGVLEGQPIDDEQKKYGMKLVDLVLAHRAELDEEIKTATVHWEIERMACLDRIVIRIAMVELLYITETPIKVVLSEAIQISGKFSTEDSGSFVNGLLTGFMQKRNIVVGSTKGGKKND; this comes from the coding sequence ATGCAAAAAAGTTTTCGACCAGCCCGCGTCTTTGCCATGCAACTCCTGTATGCCATGGAAATCACGGGCCAGACAGTGGGTGAGGCGCTTCCGGGAGTCCTCGAAGGCCAGCCCATTGATGACGAACAGAAAAAGTATGGAATGAAACTTGTGGACCTGGTGCTTGCCCATCGCGCAGAACTCGATGAGGAAATCAAGACGGCGACCGTCCATTGGGAAATCGAACGCATGGCATGCCTCGACCGCATCGTCATCCGTATTGCCATGGTGGAACTGCTCTACATAACCGAGACGCCTATCAAGGTGGTGCTCTCGGAAGCAATCCAGATTTCGGGCAAGTTTAGCACGGAAGATTCGGGCTCGTTTGTGAATGGTCTTCTTACAGGTTTTATGCAGAAGCGCAACATTGTCGTAGGTTCGACGAAGGGAGGAAAAAAGAATGATTAA
- a CDS encoding glycosyltransferase family 2 protein, whose product MDLSMVIPVKEESENLPELLKEIVAAMEPTGFTYEVIAIDDGSRDNTWEVLENLSHEYPFLKGFRFQFNCGKADALAFGFSKATGRYVATLDGDLQDDPLEIPKMIKILEDGYDLVSGWKVRRLDPWHKTLPSKLFNLTVSAVCGKRLHDFNCGIKAYRHSVVRYIELYGDYHRFIPVMAKWQGFRITEMPVAHRARVHGVSKYGISRLVSGFLDLVSLMFMRSFSTKPLHFFGLIGLVFMVLGLGVCGYFGYEWFQTGAMHVRPLLLAGGFSLVMSVQFFSLGLLAEMLNGRKRRIYPIAETFGE is encoded by the coding sequence ATGGATTTAAGCATGGTCATTCCGGTCAAGGAAGAAAGCGAAAACCTTCCGGAGTTGCTGAAAGAAATCGTCGCTGCCATGGAGCCTACGGGCTTCACGTACGAGGTTATCGCCATCGACGACGGCAGCCGCGACAACACGTGGGAAGTTCTCGAGAACCTCTCGCACGAATACCCCTTCCTGAAAGGATTCCGCTTCCAGTTCAACTGTGGCAAGGCTGACGCGCTCGCCTTCGGCTTCTCGAAGGCGACGGGGCGCTATGTGGCGACCCTCGATGGCGACCTGCAGGATGACCCGCTCGAAATCCCGAAGATGATCAAGATCTTGGAAGACGGTTACGACTTGGTCTCGGGCTGGAAGGTCCGCCGCCTGGATCCCTGGCACAAGACGCTCCCTTCCAAGCTGTTCAACCTGACCGTTTCTGCCGTGTGCGGCAAGCGCCTGCACGATTTCAACTGCGGCATCAAGGCGTACCGGCATTCCGTGGTGCGCTATATTGAACTTTACGGTGACTACCACCGCTTTATCCCCGTGATGGCCAAGTGGCAGGGTTTCCGCATTACCGAGATGCCCGTCGCTCACCGTGCCCGCGTTCATGGGGTTTCCAAGTACGGCATTTCGCGTCTCGTTTCCGGGTTTCTCGACCTGGTCTCGCTCATGTTCATGCGCAGCTTCTCGACCAAGCCCCTGCATTTCTTTGGCCTTATCGGGCTCGTGTTCATGGTGCTTGGCCTAGGCGTATGTGGCTACTTTGGTTACGAGTGGTTCCAGACGGGAGCCATGCATGTGCGTCCGCTCCTGTTGGCGGGCGGGTTCTCGCTGGTGATGAGTGTGCAGTTCTTCTCGCTGGGCCTGCTTGCCGAGATGCTCAACGGGCGCAAACGACGGATTTATCCTATTGCCGAAACTTTTGGCGAGTGA
- a CDS encoding DUF2723 domain-containing protein encodes MIKEKWMKHIFAGITGLVALIVYSLTMAPTVSFWDCGEFVACANTLGIPHPPGTPFFVFFARAVIVILPFVGEIAKRVNYISVFSSAATVYITALFAWEFLATVLKTDALAEKISGKVRNIVLATSALVAGFLLTFSDTFWFNAVEAEVYGLAMFILMLISYLGLVWYNKREDSSSDRILIFICYIAFLGVGAHLYTMLTVPAVFVLMLVAQPKKIFERLPIWITGTLLCSVIYMVSAFIEISLVCLVVLAIFTVVKPFSPKMNHAVKLSLAFAFFALIGYSTHLYIPIRSELNPIIDENDPEINIRDDEGNLQLGNLFKSGNWEAFNNFVERKQYGSESMLKRAFYRRSQLAHQVLSFPNMSYGGYQMAQYLPYKVGGVNFANGVYTFDKGDNVPLERFGHKFRTQMDLMGDHVFPQLMVFLIFNGLLVLVCVFVCKRNRHLGIFLSVLYALCSLGLLFYINFADGTRMEGREHDYWVSVMNRNVADLNTMGAGISQVPDPNELIDLRQKIEHGKYRIEMMKQRGVAAGEISKKEREVSGYENSAAWTSWKKIENGFAQRGLRAPFPEPVHMEVRERDYFYTPAFIFMSMMFGIGAGILVLLAATTATTAAFVTPIAAALAVVSFAVPCISNYQEHDRSGLWVPWDYAYNLLNSCRPNAILFTNGDNDTFPLWFAQEVAGIRKDVRVVNLSLGNTDWYIKQMLDNEPVLKLSYNKKTIDSDMVLDNSSVQNPNHSVATWVGRANRLMPQLKSRIEQMEGQELSAADSAKLLTFKTHYQVWDAFVDWAKRTRSGTMLTQNKLVIDLALQNMDKPIEISTTVGTSNFMGLEKYMVQEGLVYNLVKGDLKPKRNAFDAKYAADLIDNVYKFRGLGDGTAYINDETSRLLSSYVSLYLQISFDAREKIADLRMSKPFTAEKKAQADSLCASAIKYLDLGKKQFTDEWRVYWAAAFVYDIVGEKQKALDYLDEGLKNVPEYDEGGRGRLLMSVEQIKNSPEKPMVIEEETKPAEPVDSATSDSAPVVAAAN; translated from the coding sequence ATGATTAAGGAAAAATGGATGAAGCATATTTTTGCGGGTATCACGGGCCTTGTCGCCCTGATCGTTTACTCGCTTACGATGGCTCCTACGGTAAGTTTTTGGGACTGCGGTGAGTTCGTTGCCTGTGCAAACACGCTGGGCATTCCGCATCCTCCTGGAACGCCGTTCTTTGTCTTCTTTGCCCGTGCCGTCATCGTGATTCTCCCGTTCGTGGGTGAAATCGCGAAGCGCGTGAACTACATCTCGGTGTTCAGTTCCGCGGCGACTGTCTATATTACGGCGCTGTTCGCCTGGGAATTCCTCGCTACCGTCCTCAAGACGGACGCTCTTGCCGAGAAGATTTCCGGAAAGGTCCGCAACATCGTGCTTGCGACTTCCGCTCTCGTTGCCGGCTTCCTCCTGACGTTCTCCGACACGTTCTGGTTCAATGCCGTCGAAGCCGAAGTCTATGGCCTCGCGATGTTCATCTTGATGCTCATCTCTTACCTCGGTCTCGTCTGGTACAACAAGCGCGAAGATTCTTCGAGTGACCGCATCCTTATCTTTATCTGCTACATCGCGTTCCTCGGCGTGGGTGCCCACCTTTACACGATGCTTACCGTTCCGGCGGTTTTCGTGCTCATGCTCGTTGCCCAGCCTAAGAAGATTTTTGAACGCCTGCCCATCTGGATTACGGGTACGCTCCTCTGTTCCGTAATCTACATGGTGTCTGCATTTATCGAAATTTCGCTCGTGTGCCTTGTGGTGCTTGCGATTTTCACTGTCGTGAAGCCGTTCTCCCCGAAGATGAACCATGCGGTCAAGCTCTCGCTCGCCTTTGCGTTCTTCGCCCTGATTGGCTACAGCACGCACCTCTACATTCCTATCCGTTCGGAACTCAACCCGATTATCGACGAGAACGACCCGGAAATCAACATTCGCGATGACGAGGGCAACCTTCAGCTCGGTAACCTGTTCAAGAGCGGCAACTGGGAAGCGTTCAACAACTTCGTGGAACGTAAGCAGTACGGCTCCGAAAGCATGCTCAAGCGCGCGTTCTACCGCCGCTCCCAGCTTGCACACCAGGTGCTCTCTTTCCCGAACATGAGCTACGGTGGCTACCAGATGGCGCAGTACCTGCCCTACAAGGTGGGTGGTGTGAACTTCGCAAACGGCGTCTATACCTTTGACAAGGGTGATAACGTTCCTCTTGAAAGGTTTGGACACAAGTTCCGGACCCAGATGGACCTCATGGGCGATCATGTATTCCCGCAGCTCATGGTGTTCCTCATCTTTAATGGTCTCCTGGTCCTTGTCTGCGTCTTCGTATGCAAGCGCAACAGGCACCTGGGAATCTTCCTTTCCGTGCTCTATGCGCTCTGTTCGCTTGGCCTGCTTTTCTACATCAACTTTGCCGATGGTACCCGTATGGAAGGCCGCGAACACGACTACTGGGTGTCGGTGATGAACAGGAACGTGGCCGACCTGAATACGATGGGAGCCGGCATTTCGCAGGTCCCTGACCCGAACGAACTTATCGACTTGCGTCAGAAGATTGAACACGGCAAGTACCGCATCGAGATGATGAAGCAGCGCGGTGTTGCTGCCGGAGAAATATCGAAGAAGGAACGCGAAGTCAGCGGCTATGAAAACAGCGCTGCATGGACCAGCTGGAAGAAGATTGAAAACGGCTTCGCCCAGCGCGGCCTCCGAGCCCCGTTCCCGGAGCCGGTCCACATGGAAGTGCGCGAACGTGATTACTTCTATACGCCGGCATTTATCTTCATGAGCATGATGTTTGGCATTGGTGCCGGTATTCTCGTGCTCCTTGCAGCAACGACTGCTACGACTGCCGCCTTCGTTACTCCGATTGCTGCAGCCCTTGCCGTAGTTTCGTTTGCGGTTCCCTGCATTTCGAACTACCAGGAACACGACCGTTCTGGCCTGTGGGTCCCGTGGGATTACGCCTACAACCTGCTGAATAGCTGCCGCCCGAACGCAATCCTCTTTACGAACGGCGACAACGATACCTTCCCGCTGTGGTTTGCGCAGGAAGTGGCCGGTATCCGTAAGGACGTGCGCGTGGTGAACCTCTCGCTCGGCAATACCGACTGGTATATCAAGCAGATGCTCGATAACGAACCTGTGCTCAAGCTCAGCTACAACAAGAAGACTATCGATAGCGACATGGTGCTCGACAATAGTTCTGTCCAGAACCCGAACCATTCTGTTGCAACCTGGGTGGGCAGGGCAAACCGCCTTATGCCGCAACTCAAGAGTCGCATCGAACAGATGGAAGGTCAGGAACTTTCTGCTGCCGATTCCGCGAAACTCCTTACGTTCAAGACGCACTACCAGGTATGGGATGCGTTCGTCGACTGGGCTAAGCGTACTCGCAGCGGCACGATGCTCACGCAGAATAAGCTCGTGATTGACCTTGCGCTGCAGAACATGGACAAGCCGATCGAAATCTCCACGACGGTCGGTACATCGAACTTCATGGGGCTCGAGAAGTACATGGTGCAGGAAGGCCTTGTCTATAATTTGGTGAAGGGCGACCTTAAGCCGAAGCGCAACGCCTTCGATGCGAAGTATGCTGCCGACCTCATCGACAACGTCTACAAGTTCCGTGGCCTGGGCGATGGAACTGCCTACATCAACGACGAGACGTCGCGCCTGCTTTCGAGCTATGTCTCGCTGTACCTGCAGATTTCGTTCGATGCCCGCGAGAAGATTGCGGACCTTCGCATGAGCAAGCCGTTTACCGCAGAAAAGAAGGCTCAGGCCGACAGCCTCTGCGCATCCGCAATCAAGTACCTCGACCTCGGCAAGAAGCAGTTCACCGACGAATGGCGCGTCTACTGGGCGGCAGCATTCGTCTACGATATTGTGGGCGAGAAGCAGAAGGCTCTTGACTATCTTGACGAAGGCCTGAAGAATGTTCCTGAATACGACGAGGGTGGCCGTGGCAGGCTCCTGATGAGCGTGGAACAGATCAAGAACAGCCCCGAAAAGCCGATGGTTATCGAAGAGGAAACCAAGCCCGCGGAACCCGTGGATTCGGCTACGTCCGATTCCGCACCGGTTGTTGCCGCCGCCAACTAG